TAAGGGTGATGATTATATATTACTCGGCAGACCTGCTTGTTCCTCTAAAGACTTTCGATTTCGAGTCGGCCGGTTAAATACTTTGATGAAAGAGATGAGTTAAGCTTATCCTCTTTTGTACCGTTACTTGAAATATTATGATAGTGTAGAAGACAATAAATCTTTTTGGGCTCAATATTACATGAGCTTTTCTTTCTTTCACAGGCTCTATATGAAACCCTTAGATTGGTTCTTTATGGATCATGAGACTCGAGAATAAAGGCCAAAATAATGTGAGGGGAAGTAATATAATTTTGCTATCTCAAAGTTCTGAATCAGTGGTCTGCAAGTTGTGTGCTAGACACTTAAGACAATATCAAAGGAAGCTTcactttaatttttaaaatatttaccaTAAATTTTGGTCAAAATAACCCTATTTAAACTCAAAAATGTCAAAATCATCTCCCATGAATTATGAATTTTGTAAGGAATGCTCTCTTTCCACACTGATCAAACACACAAAAATCCACAGATTTCCTGCATTATTTTTCGCATGAACTAATACTTGTATAATTACACAGAATTATATAATAATGTATGAAATTCTCCCTCAAATCAATGATTTCTCAGAAATCCCAAAAACCCTCTTACAACAATCTCAACAAGTCCCTCCTCAATTCCTTAAAGCAGCAATTTTCGCTGGTGGTACAGTTTCATacctttctctctttctctgtTTTATCCTCTGTTTTTCTCTGTTTTtctttaatttgttattttcaaTCATGAAAtgattgattaaatcctaattaaGGTTAGTTTCAGGAAGTTTTATGCTACTCGAAGCGGCATTTGGGAGCATCAATGGAGTTATCAAAACTTCTACTGGTTATTTTGGAGGAAGCCTTAGGAAACCATCCTATAAAGAAGTAATTAACTAAATTATTCAATTAGTAGTAATTGATATCTTAAATCTTATTGTAAAATCAGGATTAATTTTTTGGGGGGATTGATTTAACAGGTGTGTGCAGGAGGAACTGGTCATACAGAAGCTGTTAAAGTAGAATATGATAGCAAAATCATTTCATTCTCATCACTTTGTGATCTTTTCTGGGGTATCCATGATCCCACCAACAAGGACTATCTTGTAATTTTCTTTTGCTCTTGCTATCTatctgttttttttaaaaaaaaaaaactcgtgTTAATTTGGGGGTGATGAAAGTCTGTTGTATAtggtaattaattataaaaatgtGGAATTTGTTGCAGAATTTCGGGTTAAGTACACATGAAAGATCAGTGAATTTTTACTCGACAGAGGAAGAGAGGAAAGAAgcacaaaaatcaaagattagGAAACAAATGGGGATTAATAAGAGAATTGTCACAAAGATTTTGTCAATGGAAAATTCTGAATTATTTTTGGCAGAAAATCAGTATCAGAAATATTATTTGCAGAAGCATCACAAGCTTTGTGGAAGTTTGGGATTAAGAAGCACACTGCAATTTGTGGACTCAAATATTGCTTGCAAACTTAATGGGTAATTTACTCTAATACCATTTTTTCTTTACACGTTAACACTTTAATCTTTGCTACTTGAATAGTTGAATGTTGATTAAGATATAATCTTTGCTAATGTTGATTAAGATATAATCTTTGCTAATGTTGATTAAGATATAATCTTTGCTAATGTTGATTAAGACATAATCTTTGCTTATGTTAATTAAGTTAATCATAAAAAGTCAACGATTTCATGCAAGCATGATGATGGCGTGTAGGACTAGAGTATCAAATTTCTTGTTCTTATTTATATTTGGACTTTATTTTAATATATAACAATCTTTGATTTCTCCATAGTCTATTTAAATAAGGGTAATACCCTTTAATATAAAATTGAAGTTAATGATATATGCATCTTTTATGGCTTTACAAAAGCTTTGTTAcaatttataaatttaaattaagttAGGATGTATGTTAAAATCACGCATTTGATATGTATAAttaatgatttttatttttaggtcCTTATATATCATTTTCcttcaaataattttttgttccTTAG
This sequence is a window from Spinacia oleracea cultivar Varoflay chromosome 1, BTI_SOV_V1, whole genome shotgun sequence. Protein-coding genes within it:
- the LOC110801626 gene encoding uncharacterized protein; the encoded protein is MYEILPQINDFSEIPKTLLQQSQQVPPQFLKAAIFAGGSFMLLEAAFGSINGVIKTSTGYFGGSLRKPSYKEVCAGGTGHTEAVKVEYDSKIISFSSLCDLFWGIHDPTNKDYLNFGLSTHERSVNFYSTEEERKEAQKSKIRKQMGINKRIVTKILSMENSELFLAENQYQKYYLQKHHKLCGSLGLRSTLQFVDSNIACKLNGILGMTLSKEQRVDRLTTFLENQEFLDPAKLDLEAIIDDL